AGATTTAAAGTCAGAACCCAAATGTAAGTTGTGGTTTCGAATTTCGGCAAAGGTTCCGGAAACAGGAGAATAGTAGGGAAGGGGAAAACCTACCTCATTTGCGGGGATATCGGGAATTTTAGACTCGGCGATTAGTGCTGCCGGTAAAAAACAAAGCAGGAGTAGAAAACTACGAAGAAGAGAGATCTCCATGGGAGAATCAGAATCCTCCCACTTCCTTTGTCATGTCTTTCCCGAAACTGAGAGAATTTCCCATCATTTCGATTCCCTTGACAAACTAGACTTGGGACCTAAGATGACAGGGAACATTTCCGTATGAAACAAGGCATCGTTTTCTTCCTCATTTTCGCCTTTTCTGGTTGTGCCTTTTTATCCAAGGAACCGGGCAGACCTCCTAAAATAGATGGGGTTCCGATTCCCGATTCCAAACGGCTGATCTACATCCAGAACGTAAGAAACAATACCTATTCTCCCGGTATGCACACTCGTCTTACCCAGATGATTATGGAAGAAATTGACAGACGTGGAAGGTTTATCACAACGAGAGAAAAAACTCTCGCGAAATACCGGTTGTATTCGGAGATTGTTCA
Above is a window of Leptospira perdikensis DNA encoding:
- a CDS encoding LPS assembly lipoprotein LptE codes for the protein MKQGIVFFLIFAFSGCAFLSKEPGRPPKIDGVPIPDSKRLIYIQNVRNNTYSPGMHTRLTQMIMEEIDRRGRFITTREKTLAKYRLYSEIVHYQQVGDLMDLADRQITSELFVVTRVEIIEAETGNKIPMERSEIPGRVHFSTQIGFRESELEAQNRLLRVMALRIAEEAERAWYYSLSGTLN